The genomic stretch TTGCTGTTCCTCTCAAGGGGAAAGAACCTAGTGCAGTTCCCAagagcttgggttttttaagcccctttttaaaattacatttccatagACAACAGAATATTTAGTTGAGTTATTCTGTGCAAACTGAATCAAATCTTCCTGTCGTTGCTCTCTGTGATCAATAAGAGGTGCATCATTTGAGAGGAGTATTTACAGTGCCCAGTGTGGAAGTTTGGTTTATACCATCGGCGTGAGCGAGGGGGTTCTGAAGAAACTACCAGACAATCGGTATGCAAGGATGACAGCCACAGGGGACAACAAGCTGCAGGTGACCATGGTTGCATAAGGAGCTTCAGCCCTTCTTGGCCAACCTGCTGTACCTACATGTTGCCCTCTACCTGAGATAATGGCACGGCTCCAAGCATACGGCAGGCCTTAGCACAAGATGAGCATTAGCCAAAatctgagcaggagctgggtaACCAGTTGCAGCTCCacgggtcccttccaacctccaccctcctgtgcaactctgtgccttgctttcacTCCTGAAGCACCTGAACTCAGCCCTCGTGCCCGCCggcaaggatgctgggacaaggcacgatcccaaactcctccccgaggggtcatccccaaacagcagctccctgctccagaGCAGCCGATGGCAGACAtactcagaagagagaaaatatcattttattgAGAACATCAACTGCAGTGGGGGGTGGGCCCAGGACTCACAGGGGTTCAGCCAGTAACAGGAAAACGGCACCTACAAGGACAGAGTCAGAGAGCGCTGCTGAATGCACAGcggcaggaagaggcagggtttggttgccctctctctggggaacaccgttgacgaggaattgctcatagcccagaagagagcgaGCTACGGCTGGCATTGCcgaggggagggctctggcgCCTTATCCCCACGGGGAATGCCCTTAGAGAGCTGTGCGCAcgcagagatgcacagggcccctgtgccacgcagcagggctcgatggggagcccctggggagcggccacggggttcttgccagaccctgcgcagcagcagagcctggtacacacctgggcttcTCGACCTGCCGgaccttcctgcatcttttccgTTTGCGATCCCCCAATacgttttctctcttcctcttctttttttctgcacagctttcatctccccaggcctgtttcctccttcggttccttctcttttccttgtcccgaggagagcctgcaaacctttccatcccacagtgtGCTTAGATAGGTAAGGCCACGATCCAGCGgagacagttctgattttaaccCAAAGTGACtcgttttaccttctttcctctgaaaggctgcccaGTTGTTGCGGGCGTagcaggggctctgccgtgctctcgagggtggctggaggcaaagctggaggtgcctAAACCAGAATTGTTGGAGTTcaggggtggcaagggacggcctggagtagtaagggACTGCTTGCCAAATTACCACCTTAGCtctctggggaagatgctgctttgcatcatccatccacattttgcacagtccacctgccccaaaacagacttgatgaaactgtgatgaagtaggatcCGAGCAAAAGCCCTCTCAAGTTGACAGCTACTCCCCGCTgtctttttgtaggtatttggttggattaagcacatgcttaatgcatttgagaaaggacctttccagttttccatacAACGTATGATTccgtgggggaggaggaggaaccccaaacacacaagccATCGGCTGGCCGGAGGAGGCCCAGCAGCTACTTGGCCTCCTCAGAAACTACCCTCCTACCCGAGAGACactgtcacggtgcttgtggaGCAAAGCTGACATACCTCTGTCGTTTTGGACTCCGCCACcatgtctcccccagctcctttgaggacacccagagagggggatgcatgcagaatggcttctgcctggtggccctggtctcctctgcctgcagggccactttgctcttccaaacgcaggtctagaaagcaaaaccatgtgcagcagtgacgCCTTGGAAGTAGcacacctaaagcaaaacccaccccaagccctacacaggttttcttcttgacgttgaggtttctggtatcccgagccccagcctgggacagccctgagttcctcctcatacctgtggctccgtccgtgGGGGCTGGCGACTCCCcagctgatggacaggagcggccagccacctcctccccaacaaTGTCGCCGcaattttcaatcataaacagcGCCAGcgtgttcacctgcacacatcaaacccttgctctcaacccagctgcctgaagttgtcccaagcagcctttcccactcccgacccttgcctctgcacagatggctgtggctgcggggctgcctttgcaggcagccaccccaccggcatttgctcaagggaggaggcagccagggacctctgagcagccaagctcggataggccggcaaggctgcagccggcttgccaacacagcgcaccttctcggtcacctccagcatggcctggagcgggagcaggtcctcgtcgggtgggctcagcaggtttggcccaaggcagatggccaggttgctgcagctcatcctgctggtggctgcgttgcggccgatgtgctggaggagggacagcagccgcttgaggaggaagaggttggctgcaggcaacttctcggccaccctgagggaacagggacACTAGGttgacaaagcagattttgcccAGGCCTGTTGtccaaggcaggggggagccagcggctgagttgcccagctttccaggtgctctcagccagcggccagggctcctgctcaacaggcaggctgctgcccgcacttacgctttcagctcggagaccttctcctccttgctggtcctctccatggctgccatccagtcctcgtagaggtgggtcaccagcagcttgtcggggatgcttcggaggaagtcctgcaatgccaagggctctgggtgagcctttgaagtttccaggccggccaggagctcctccagccgcaggtcagaagcgctcaccttcaagacggCGGCCAGCAGGAGTGCAGGCTGGTTGCCCAGGTCGACATCGGCGTCGCggtccagggcctcccgcagctcccgaaGTTCCGTCCCGCTGGCAGCTTTGCGGAATATCCCCTCCGTCGACGGTCCTTCCCggcgcaggacagccagcagctcctgcaggagaggcaggaggacagttgcttggccgaggagctgccttccgacagcggtggccagagcactgccccagagcgggctccttgctgggggtgaagagcccaagccGCCATccccgcagctcctggggacgCCCGTGTCCCCTGTggagcagccggagggagggcTCCTACCGCCTCTAGGGAgcatctggagggctggggacccccccggccaggctggcttacctggatgggccggggcagggagccgtcctccccgcagagggctgccaggggctggccaaagagcgccctgctgcagccagagcccacctgccctggcgcctgggcagcggccggggtcctccgatgagcaaagggccagggcagccccctcctcttcctcctcctgctgctgctccctcctgctgcaaaggaaagccgaGCAAGAGCCCGTCAACGGAGACCGCCGGGCCAGCGCTCccggggcctgccctgcccgcagcgtggtgctgagcggtgcagcaggacgggcagggagccagcagctggacctcCGAGCTccggctcagcagctccagttgggaggctcctgagagccggcacgccaccaggagaggagagcctggcccagccctcgccctgtcctcctccaagctgtgggcagcagcagaggctccgtgtccccgcagaaccacgtccagcggccgctgcccagcgggtgtccgtccttccttcctcctggaggtgacatcctgcctcgggctgcccaacctgcatggcgacactcgagggacaagtgagcacagctccagcgctTGCAGGAGCTTACCGTTCTTCCCGAAACTCACCCGGTGCGTGGCAAAGTCCCCCTCCGCTGCTCGGCGGGACCGTCggaggcccttgcttgggaccagcctgcaagaaccaggctgcgctcagagagcagccccgcggcgcaaagggccgccggcgagctgccagccggcaccggcagcctgagcgtggcagagctgggaccctctgccctcccgggctctctgccccgcagggcaggtttccccccagcaccgccgTCCAGGATGTGCCGGCATTCCCGgcggctccccaaccctctccgctccccgagcggcaccacccttccctccatccctcaccccactggccgcacgtgccggcacagccagaggcgggcgaaaggcagcccttctcacctcggcctggccctccatcagcctctccaggctcccggcgcttaatgtcctccactgggcaagagagaaggagcggaggcaggtgagcagcgatgcctctgccgctcgctcggctggaggaccagggctcgggggcagagcccagaccgggCAGGCACTCACGGTGTGGCGgcggcccagctccttctccaggagcctgATGGACGGGACAGGCGTCACCCgggctctcttggctccttCTGGTATCCTGTgcaccgggaagggacagggagagagctggctgagccccaagctgcctcttctccctcctgcggcagctctgcccgagcgagagctgccggcagccacgggggcacctctccccagctgaggagctgcgtTCCCCCGTCCGGCTGCACTTGCAGCATCCCCGCGGCTTACCCCAggagcgtgcccacccacagctccttcagcgcccgggagctgcagaaagagaggagaaccagcgtcaggccctgcaggccctgctgctcccagcccgtgggcagaggcgggtgcctgcgcagccctgccccgtggggaaggacacCGGAGAGGGACGAAGCcccgtggggaaggaaggaCGCTGGAGCGGGATGAAGCcccgtggggaaggaaggaaggacgccggagcgggacgaagccccgtggggcaggacagaggcgctgcccgagccctggctcctcatgtcctgccagagcagctgctttcgccctccccttctggggacccaaaggggATGCGGGACCTGCccatgcccccatccctccctgccggcgTGCTGCTCGCTCcttgcccaggctctgcacgcAGGGCAGAGGCCGTTCTCACGATGGTGCGGGTGTGCTTGGGAACGTCTCCCGCCCGGCCGTGGCACTCACCCGAAAGTGGTGACGCAGGAGCCGCTGGGCCAGACGAGGAGGATGGAGGTCCTGTCCtcatcgccgccttcctcctcttcctcgtcccctgccgcctcctttccgccgctcagcacccacagctggtccagggccaggcggagctgtgggcgcaggctggtgccgcgtctgcagagagcagagaggagaggcaggcggtgagctgggggtgtcctcctcggggtccccccgggcagagcccagtcccccacctgcccttgggacggacggacggacagcgATGGgcgcctccagcacccaccaaggtgccggggcctggggctggtgccggggtgtccctgccccggggccagggccagggctgggggaaaggcagctgggctctgagggtcttactgcaacttggcgatcaccagttcctcctggaggaggagaaggcgtctctcgctcctcttgcggccccgggtcagccgcacgtccgcgctcagcaccggCTCGGCATCGgtgagagcctccctgcagagcagagagcggcgggcatgagaaaggccgctgccaccgcgggtcccggccgtgcccccgaggcacagggagagctcacctggagccgcagcagcagttggcctggcccatcctgcccgggagaggaggaccctcgccgtggaccgaggacgcgggccagtcggcgacagcggggatgggaggcgaggtgccggtgccggcgagGTGCTGCTtggccagatcctgcctcctcccagcgctcctctgtgccagcacagctccgtgctgctgtctctggtggttctgggctccaactgaccaacattccgagcccaacgaccaacattctgagcccaacgaccaacattctaagcccaacgaccaacattctgagcccaacgaccaacattctgagcccaacggaaagtgggaggggcacccacccagtgggtgaGAGTTCTCTCCAGtatggccgtctctgcctggcactggggagccccggGCGGGCTGGACGgacccagcagaggggaaggaccgtctccctccacctcttgccaacgctttgcctcctgcagcccaggaggcagggagccgCCTTTGCCCCAGGGGCACTTTTCTGGCTCGAAATCGCTCCACTTGGCGTCCACCATCACCCCAGGTGTCTGCAcggctgctttccagctgggtgtcccccagcatTTACTGGCGCAAGGGCTTCTTCATCCCCAGGTCTCCAggactttgctcttccccttgggGAACTACAGGAGGTTCCCgtcagcccctttctccagccGGTCAAGATCCCCCGGCTTGACAGCAGGACCCTCCGGCGCAGGAGCCTCTCCTCCCAGTTCTGTGCCACCTGCAAGCTGCCGGAGGGTCcgctctgccccatctcccagacCAGGGAATGTGAACAGGTCCCGCGTGGTGCAGCGCAGTGGGGGCAAACATGCACTTTGATAGGCCATCACTTGTCACAGGAGGTTCagaaatttaggggaaaaatccaTATTGGTTTGGGTATTATTTACACAGTGCTTCCCCTTTGTATTCCTGCAAGCTATTacaaggtgttcaaaatgtctcctttttcatttgaatgtcacagctcttcacagtgCTGATGTTGCATGTAACATTGGATCGGGTTGTACTCTCGCACAGAGCATTAGGTAGTATGTAGCCTAGATTATTAGGGAGAAGATCGCAGATTACCGCATTAGTCGTGCAAACACCAATGACAGGAGGTTGCATCTAGCTCTTGAGCCAAAGGGTCAAAATCCAAGGTGTCTATTGATCTCAGTGGGCTATTGATCAGCAGATTGAACTCACcatgttcagaaaagaaaaggtacgcGAGAAAGGCCTATTCTGCCTTGACTGCTACAATGCGTGTTTTTGCAGGTATGAAGATAAATTACCTTCCATCTATCCATGCCCCTCCCGCCACccctttccaaaaaagaaaggactagagaaaaaagattcaacTTGTAGAGCAATGGGGCTTGTAACAGCCAAGTAAATTTCCCTAGATCATTCCCATTCAATGAGCCACTTTGCCTGACATTTTGCCTCTACTTGGTACCAACAGAAGACTCGGTACCTGTGCCATGCTACAGGAGACGTAGAATTTCGTGCTGATCCAGAGCTTTCCACctacagccaaaaccagggcGAAGCTTTCCTACACCTCAACCGCTCCCTggtgcctcttccccagggaaagtctttcctctgtcactctGTGCTCATAGCTGGTCACAGGCAATGCAAGCCCCAAGCCTCAGCCACCATCCCAGGCCACCAACCCCCTTTAGCCATCAGCAAGATCTCAAACTCCTTTtcggctgcaggagaagggttgTTAATAGAAATGGATGCACACGGCACAGTCTATTCCAGAATAGCCACAGCGGTTAAAAGCTTTCCGTGTCCTGGATTGGTGGTTTTCAGGACCAGCTCCTGGGTGCCGTTGCACGAGGCTAGCGATAGCTCTATTTCATGCAGGTAATTCAGGCTTAATCCTTTGTCCCCAcaggcccagcagcacagaaagtcACCGTGGGCTGTGtttgagcagcctgctccactGGACTTGTGGCAAACATCCGCatccctgctcttctgttgtcCACATAGGGTCCTGGTCAATACcacaagctgttttccctggaaatgacCATCGTGGCTAAAGACAGACTCCTCCTTGTGGACTCTAGCCAAGCTGTGGCAACGTCTCTGGCACCCATGCTGTGCCAGCTTTCAACCCCCAAGAGACTGGAACTGAGGCGGgtccaacaggaagaaaatctgcaattttcactgaaagaggggagCGACCACCGGCACTGAAGAGCCATTCATATCCTGCTGAAAGCCACAGGGAAATGCAATGTGTGGTGAGCTTAGGCAGGAATACTCCTGTCCAAGAAGCAGCACACTTGGTTATTAAGGCTTTATCACACTTGGGTGATAAGGCTTTATCCTTGGCTTTCCCGCCGTGCTGAccgctgtggctgctgcctgttctttcctgccatgctggctgcacccGCCTGTGGGGCTGTCCTTGGGAAGGGCACCAGAGCCGAGAAagcccctgggagaggggcagggagaagctcTTCTCCAGAGATTTGCCAGAAGctctccagagcatcccttttccagcccatgaGATGCTCTGTGTGACAAGGGAAGGTGCCCGTCGGTCCAACGGATGaggccctgcagggctcccatcagGGTCCTTTGACCTACCCATCTTCCAGCCGCcactccaggggctgggggtctcaCAAAGGGCAgggccctgtcccccacctgccgtTGGGACAGACATTGGTGCATCCAGCCATTAAAACCTGCCGAGGCCAGCTaactaggaaaaagagatgagccACACTGCGCATGCCCAAAGGGCGGACACTATGTCAAGGATAACATAAATAAGTATACGATTAGAACAATATAAGCTTGCCTTGCTGTAGGTAACGGTATGCACGATAGGCAGAACAatcccctgtgcatccagcgctgcaataaagaatgcctgctttctaaaactccaaaattgagCCTCAGAGAGTTTCTTCAACCAGCTTTTTCGGTTACACACCCCTACCTCTGACtggcaggacagaagagaagatcaCTGGGGCACCTGTCCCTTTCACTCGTGCCACTCAAGTCCTGCTTGACCTTGCCCGGGTTTTGCTTTACCGTGTCCTGGTGCCCGCgtggaaaaggagcaggggaaagcgGTCTGTGCTTCGAACCAGCGTGCCAGCCTCCCCGTGACATCCCGGAGAACTCCTGGGCGGTCAGCACCACAGGGGTCTCctatttcttctggcaaagtctcagctcctcctctcttgcttgctcctcctcccccatccagatgctccttttCTAGGTGGTGGAAagcatattctgctttccttgacttCCACACGGCCCCTTGGTTTCCAGCAGGCTTCCCACCAGTGCCTCTGCAAGCCTGTTCTTAAGTGCAACCGAaaggagaattttctctttattattcccACACCTCAGAggcaattctgctttcactgatctgaatggaaatttgtgagtaaagatgatgtttagatTTGTCTGCAGTGCCACAGTAGACTTCACAGGGCCCTGCCCACCTTcaataaatgtcagctttgcGTTGCGGTTTTCACTGGAGTGACAGCTACTGAATTGGAGAAGACccatgggagaaaataaactgatgacAGAAGTTTTGAACGATGGGCTTGGGAACCACAGATGCGCGTGTTTATGGAGTACCTCTCTTTCAATCTCctgagaggattttttcctctcatcactTGAGTAGGATGGAAATCTTTTCGGTCTGGtggatttggtatttttaacttcactttttaCTGTGTTGCGAAAAAAATGCACGCAGCCTTACCGTTTACATCCCACAGTGTTACCCGCTGGGCAGAAACGTCTGAGGCTTTCACATCTGTTCCATACCTCTGCTAACACTCTGCCAGTCTTGATCCGGTCAAATGAGAGCAGCTACTGCGAATAACGTTCTcgacttccccatctcctcactctggttttcctctgtttctcaggcatatGCTTTCTCGAGACTGCATATGAGGGTGAGAGATTACTAAAGTCCTTCCTTATTCCTAAAGgcatctgaaaactctgttagGAGTCACTTGCTGTAAGATTATCTCCTGAAGTCATCGCAGAAATATCTAAGATTTCGCAGAAATTCTTTTGAGGCTCAGGAAGGtatgattcttttcttatgctCAGTTTCACAAAAGTCTCTGTAGCCTTGGTCTCATCTTCTTTAATGCTACGTTTGAGGATTAGTGGTTCTCCCAAACAGGGTGCCCTGCTGTTGAATtagccaggcacagcacagaaccCTTGGTCTGGCCACGGTGAATACTTTTTTGGATAGGCTCAGATGAGCACAGTGAGTTTATGTTGTTTCAAGGATTTGCTGCAacatctgtgccttttttgaCCCAATACTGCAAGCTGTTTAAAGCCATACACTTCCCCCTCGCCCCGCTCCAATGAACCAGTCTGAGACTCTGTAGAGCACAGGATTATTGCACTATAATATAAGGTATTAATATAGCAGCAAAGCAGTCTTCCTTGCTGGAATACCTACCTAGCCTTCCTACCACGATAATATTGTTTCATAATGGGTGTACTGGAATGAAAATGCTCATAAATGCAACGTGAATATTTGCTgactgcaggtatttttacagtgctgatcCCTCTAATATGGAGGCAGATGTAACAAAAGTCACCCGTGTACTTCTACGAGCCTGTGCAATGTTTAGTTTGTTAATGGGCTGGAGAGTGATTTCTGATGATGATTCATGCCTtatcagaaagggaagaagtggatgtggaaagggcaggagagaCTGGGAGCTTAAGCTTATAAATCATGGTAGCATCTGACAGTTCATCCAGTCTCAGTGGAAACTGTTTGGGAACAGCGCTAAGCACTGGATCTCGGTGAATGGTCAGAGTCGGGTGGGAGAAGGCACCGTGGCTTTATTCAGATCTTCCCTTCAGTTGACTTCAGTAAGAGTGGACGAAAACCCTCTTGCAAAGAAGCACTTTTGCATCTTCCTCCAGACTTTGAggggttttgccttttgatTTCTACTAATGgacagtctttaaaatattttcccctggaaaagtATATTGATCTATGTGTTCCTTACTTATCGAAGGGTGTTGCCATTAACTATTAGATAAAGAAGCTCTGTTGTATCAGAACCACTAGAGGAATATTGTTACAGAACTGTATGGAAGTGGTGGTATAATTTAACTATGATTGCTCAGACAATCGTAGCaggttatttttatcaaaagaatTGGTGCTGACTTGGAGTTGCTAACACTTATGGAAGCTCATTTTATGAAGCATAAATCATGGGTAAAACAAGTGTGTTAAAGGTGATGGTAGGATGGGATTCAATGTGAGCCTTACATGCCAGGGGAGATTTCATAAATCAGACAACCAAGTAGATGGCTTCCTTGTGAACTGGTATGCATCTGGGATTAATTTAGGGACTAATGCCATTGGGATCAACTTTGGGACTAATGCCATTGCACACTTGTGGCCTGATGGTACATTTCCcttacagacatttttaaataggaagctGAGGATTCAACTCAATTTGTACAAGTTCCTGTGTCCTCTGAGAAATACTAAGTTTTTGCTCTAAAACTAAAAGATGCCCAAGCTGAAAGAGCCTTAGCTTTCAAACAAGATCAGTGCTTTCCATGGGAAACACCCACAGActctttaaagatgtttttctagAGGCCTTCACACATCCTCCGCAAAactactcctttttcttcctaaacagCTCTATTGGCAGTACAAGTTCCTGTGTCCTCTGAGAAATACTAAGTTTTTGCTCTAAAACTAAAAGATGCCCAAGCTGAAAGAGCCTTAGCTTTCAAACAAGATCAGTGCTTTCCATGGGAAACACCCACAGActctttaaagatgtttttctagAGGCCTTCACACATCCTCCGCAAAactactcctttttcttcctaaacagCTCTATTGGCAGTGTAATTTCTTCAACTACCAAAACACGGTTTTGAAATGCAATTGCTAAACTGCTGTGCAACTTTGGACAAGGCatctttaatttactttctgtcaAATTCCAACACAGTGggaaaaacctgtttctttttctcttttcacattcTGAATGAGAGTAAcatagttcagctggaagggacctacaagtCCCTACTAGTCCTCCTGCCTGACCGCTTCatggctgaccaaaagttccaagcatggtattaagggcattgtccaaatgcctcttcaacactgacaggcatggggcatccaccacctctccaggaagcctgtttcagggtgtgaccaccctcttgggaaagaaatgtctcctcacgtcaagtccaaacctcccctgacagTGTGGTAGCAAATGTCCCTTGGTGCCTTGGTAAGGAACGGTGAGGAAACCGTGCATGCTCCCTGCATCTCTCCAGAGTTCCTGCAGAGGGAACCAAACCCCTGTCTTTCACCTCTGGCAGCACCACAACCAAAGGAACGTCTGTGGCCTAGATGCCCTCATTTACAGAGTCTGAAGGTACAGATCCATTTTGGCACCAGCGCACAAAATGGCAAGGAGAGTACCTCTCTTAATCTCTCAGTACTCAAAACActaaatcctaaaggaaaaggagacgTGCCAGGGTTTCAGATAAGATCTGAACATCTTCCCACAAACCGAGGTAGGCAAAGAACTCTCGGAAAGGTTCAAGTCACAGGTGAGCTGTGGAAGTTTCACCCATGGCTGAAGCGCCTTTGGTATCCCCTATAAACACGGCCAACGGGTGTGTTTAATAGAAAGGCTGCGCAGCTGGGTTTCAGTGGGACAAGGGGATGTGACGGCAATAGCAGCAATGGGCTATTTTGACAGTTTGGAAGAGCTGTCTGTCCTTTGCCTGGCTGGCCTTTGGTCACGGATCCAAATGGTCCACGTCTGAATACCACCaacctttccttccaccacaCCGGGGTCACCTCCGCGCACTTGTTTCTCAAAGCCTGACTTACTTCCGTGGCGGGCTGTTGGCGCCCACCATCCCAACCTATGGCTCTGGTTACGCTTTGGCTTGCCTCCAGGCTGCGGCTGCCGAAATCACCCCCCTTACGCCCCACGAAAAGGGGTTGTGTCCAGCCACATcaagtccctgctcctcctggctgcgGGGCCACATAGGCTGTAGCTCTGGTGCAGAGAGGGGACGGCTAATAAGGGCGGTCTCTGCGCTGCACGCTTGGTTCCTGCCATGGCCCGAGagaagaggaacagcaccaggCGTCTCCTTGCGAGCCGAGTGGCAGAGGAGGCgccagggacacccagcagctgggcccAGGGCATGgccgccaagggcagggagagaccccCGGGCCTCCTGGGCACAGCGACAGCCCGTGcaatgattgctggaggtgacttgtCGGTACGACGcacgccccccgccgccccctcaagggaaggtgaacctCCGGGGAGGAACGCAGTGCACACGTAAAGGATCGGTTCCGTGGTGGCTCCCTAAGCAACGTGACCTGCAACTTTGGACGTCAGCAACACCGGGGAAGCTTGGTACGCTGACTCTGAAAAGTAACACGGAGGGTGGAGCGGAGCCGAGACCCCGTGGCCAGGCTCTGTGAGCGCAGGGGTAGGCAACCGGAACGATCGGAATGAGAGCGcttggtccctgcattgaatccactgaagcaaggaggtaaaataacgGCGGTTCTGTCGAGCTAACGCCCTACACTTCTGGTTTCTATCACACG from Buteo buteo chromosome 24, bButBut1.hap1.1, whole genome shotgun sequence encodes the following:
- the LOC142044511 gene encoding T-cell activation Rho GTPase-activating protein-like, which encodes MVGANSPPRKIPEGAKRARVTPVPSIRLLEKELGRRHTAGPKQGPPTVPPSSGGGLCHAPGEFREERQLLGQATVLLPLLQELLAVLRREGPSTEGIFRKAASGTELRELREALDRDADVDLGNQPALLLAAVLKDFLRSIPDKLLVTHLYEDWMAAMERTSKEEKVSELKAVAEKLPAANLFLLKRLLSLLQHIGRNAATSRMSCSNLAICLGPNLLSPPDEDLLPLQAMLEVTEKVRCVGKPAAALPAYPSLAAQRSLAASSLEQMPVGWLPAKAAPQPQPSVQRQGSGVGKAAWDNFRQLG